One window of the Anolis carolinensis isolate JA03-04 unplaced genomic scaffold, rAnoCar3.1.pri scaffold_17, whole genome shotgun sequence genome contains the following:
- the LOC134294555 gene encoding uncharacterized protein LOC134294555 produces the protein MATRLQKKLAGEASEYQGDSSDSEQTPETRETLKYKIELRKLELEDKQREREDKQREREDKQREREWEEKRWQLQKDTEIELKRMELQKASQTEEKERELRMRELELEKEKLALSQPHIINQEGNGRTEASDLLLKRFPKFNKDDDVEKFLISFERCCRDFEIDEGKWMLYLRPQICGKLLEIYGDVPEESHRDYNFFKKQVQQKLQLTPEFYRLKFRSLRKEKHQSFAQVASKQAQLFDSWLRTSEVETFQQLRELIKLEQLFQLVPSDYRWLVQDRKPSTANEAASMTDQLITLREGFRNDEGLSERRQNKPPFFNYQTHTQYKKTPAIENTAYRRPEVINQTKPEVKARCYQCGKSDHLKYQCPLLRRDKTSFFMNKEPKENTLNRDIKLLSSTETVPREKQCLFILSDDFSEDYFEPITIVNQQKQGWRDTGSQVCVIHPKSVPQKYQKPTSEINLKGLGPAVPAEVVSLPIEYNGWKGIWDFAISSDIPHECLIGNDLARQVKNWKKLCEKKENYNRSPIQEAVCLPIQPESEQGPESSSTITEIVSKTGGVQEIKQAQEEDESLKPLFKQAESLPESAGELPNKFVTKDGVFYRESKSVESEERSEIHSQSFTEIERQAQVAEKLKEQQAAEYKKQADEALVASMRLTYQELHVDRKKEEKKLQNLEGKKWEQAERLGMGLVSRSSISHSVLSEMQVIEQETPVTTKSTQSQLDLFEDIGSFTSGPPKYKDNPFSLGDAFSSQWETDNSSWEMNKGEEEADIAISSIRPIGDRPINRRETESKISVVESNEAQQKFAGAKVISSDMFFGREADTVPVAEYLTDLQSTMRVARDIAQEHLAVAQQRQKSYYDRSAKPRSKRRLFFDGESGKDPDVMGIGSFNHQPFTFKILQKCLDYVSQDFLNDSWKFRKKTFWDRESSLCCWEGRV, from the coding sequence ATGGCTACTagactacaaaagaaattagcaggagaggctagtgaataccaaggagatagttcggactctgagcaaacccctgagacaagggaaacccttaaatataaaattgaattgagaaaattagaattggaggataagcaaagagaaagggaggataagcaaagagaaagggaggataagcaaagagagagagaatgggaggaaaaacgatggcAACTGCAGAAGGATACAGAAATAGAACTGAAACGAATGGAATTACAAAAAGCCAGTCAGActgaggaaaaggagagagagttgAGAATGAGGGAAttggaattggaaaaagagaaattggcactgtctcaaccacacattattaaccaagaagggaatggtaggactgaagcgtctgatctacttctgaagagattcccaaagtttaataaagatgatgatgtggaaaagtttttgatttcttttgagaggtgctgcagagattttgaaattgatgaaggaaaatggatgctttatttaagaccccaaatttgtgggaaattgttagaaatatatggtgATGTACCTGAAGAGTCACACCGAgattataatttctttaaaaagcaggtACAACAGAAATTGCAACTCACACCTGAGTTTTATCGTTTAAAATTCAGATCTCTGAGGAAAGAAAAGCACCAAAGCTTCGCACAAGTAGCTTCAAAACAGGCTCAATTATTTGATAGTTGGCTCAGAACCTCAGAAGTGGAAACTTTTCAACAGCTGAGGGAATTAATTAAGTTGGAACAACTGTTTCAATTAGTGCCCTCAGATTATCGGTGGTTAGTTCAAGACAGAAAGCCATCAACTGCCAATGAAGCGGCTTCAATGACAgaccaattaatcactctgagggaAGGATTTAGGAACGATGAGGGACTAAGTGAGAGAAGGCAGAATAAACCGCCATTTTTCaattatcaaacacacacacaatacaaaaagaCGCCTGCCATAGAAAACACCGCCTACAGGAGGCCTGAGGTAATTAATCAGACCAAACCTGAGGTAAAAGCAAGGTGCTATCAGTGTGGGAAGTCTGATCATCTAAAATACCAATGTCCTCTTTTAAGAAGAGATAAAACATCCTTCTTTATGAATAAAGAGCCCAAAGAAAATACTCTTAATAGGGATATTAAGTTGCTAAGCAGTACTGAAACAGTTCCTAGggagaaacaatgtttatttattttatccgatgatttttctgaagattattttgagcctatcactattgtgaaccaacaaaaacaaggttggagggatacaggatcccaggtgtgtgttatccacccaaaatcggtacctcagaaatatcaaaagcccacctctgagataaatctaaagggtttgggaccagctgtaccagctgaggtagtatctctcccaattgaatacaatggatggaaagggatCTGGGACTTTGCAATTAGTTCAGATATCCCTCATGAATGTTTAATCGGCAATGACCTAGCTAGACAAGTTAAGAACTGGAAAAAGTTGTGTGAGAAGAAGGAAAATTACAACAGAAGCCCTATTCAGGAAGCAGTGTGCTTACCTATTCAACCGGAATCTGAACAGGGTCCAGAATCCAGTTCCACCATTACCGAAATTGTTAGTAAAACAGGGGGAGTTCAAGAAATTAAACAAGCTCAGGAGGAAGATGAATCCCTGAAGCCTTTGTTTAAGCAAGCTGAAAGTTTACCAGAATCAGCAGGAGAACTACCCAATAAATTTGTCACAAAAGATGGTGTGTtttacagagaaagcaaaagtgtggaatcagaagaaaggtcagaaatacatAGTCAGAGTTTCACTGAAATTGAAAGGCAAGCGCAGGTGGCTGAGAAACTGAAGGAGCAACAGGCTGCGGAGTACAAGAAGCAAGCAGATGAAGCCTTAGTGGCCTCCATGAGACTGACGTATCAAGAGCTACACGTTGAtcggaaaaaggaggagaaaaaacttCAAAACCTGGAAGGGAAGAAGTGGGAACAGGCAGAGCggctgggcatgggcttggtGTCCAGGAGCTCTATTTCTCACTCTGTCCTCTCTGAGATGCAAGTGATAGAACAAGAAACGCCAGTGACTACAAAGTCCACACAGTCCCAGCTAGATCTCTTTGAAGACATCGGAAGCTTCACATCTGGACCACCAAAGTACAAAGATAATCCTTTTTCATTAGGCGATGCCTTCAGCTCACAGTGGGAGACAGACAACTCCTCTTGGGAAATGaacaaaggggaagaggaggcagaCATTGCCATCTCCAGCATCCGGCCTATTGGTGACAGACCCATTaacagaagagagacagagagcaagATATCAGTAGTGGAGTCCAATGAAGCTCAGCAGAAGTTTGCAGGGGCCAAAGTCATCTCATCTGATATGTTCTTTGGACGGGAAGCTGATACAGTTCCAGTGGCTGAATATTTGACCGATCTTCAGTCAACAATGAGAGTGGCAAGAGACATCGCACAAGAACATCTAGCTGTAGCCCAGCAGAGACAGAAGAGCTACTATGACAGGTCAgccaaaccaagaagcaagcggAGGTTATTTTTCGATGGAGAGAGTGGTAAAGACCCTGACGTGATGGGGATTGGTAGTTTTAACCATCAACCGTTTACTTTCAAGATTCTACAAAAATGCTTGGACTATGTTTCGCAGGACTTCTTAaatgactcttggaagtttcGCAAAAAGACATTTTGGGACAGAGAGAGTTCATTGTGTTGCTGGGAAGGACGAGTGTAA